In Zingiber officinale cultivar Zhangliang chromosome 1A, Zo_v1.1, whole genome shotgun sequence, a genomic segment contains:
- the LOC122029136 gene encoding light-harvesting complex-like protein OHP2, chloroplastic, producing MSIAAPSIPSIKIKTSSPHPCSSLSLRPLITTIRSSQAEGPLRRPATPSLSPPPPLPSSPPSVSPPPPPPAAPALAAAASKEVVVTLEFQRKVAKELQDYFKQKKLEEANQGPFFGFLPKNEISNGRWAMFGFAVGLLTEYATGASFVQQLKILVSNFGILDLE from the exons ATGTCGATAGCAGCTCCCTCAATCCCTTCCATCAAGATCAAgacttcctctcctcacccttgTTCAAGTCTGTCTTTGAGGCCGCTGATCACCACCATCAGGAGTTCCCAGGCTGAGGGTCCTCTGAGGAGGCCTGCAACCCCCTCTTTGTCCCCTCCCCCTCCTTTACCTTCTTCACCACCTTCcgtttctcctcctcctcctcctcctgctgctcctgcTCTTGCTGCTGCGGCCTCCAAGGAGGTGGTGGTGACCTTGGAGTTCCAGAGGAAGGTGGCGAAGGAGTTGCAGGACTACTTCAAGCAGAAGAAGCTGGAGGAGGCGAACCAGGGACCTTTCTTTGGCTTCTTACCTAAGAATGAGATCAGCAATGGCAG ATGGGCGATGTTTGGATTTGCAGTTGGGTTGTTGACAGAGTATGCAACAGGTGCTAGTTTCGTCCAGCAGCTTAAGATCCTCGTCTCCAATTTTGGCATCCTCGATTTGGAGTGA
- the LOC122002073 gene encoding zinc finger MYM-type protein 1-like, which produces MNENIGDIVLEKAPKNAKYTSPDIQKDILNIFANQVRTKIRKEIGDAKFCILVDEARDTSNKEQMTIVLRFVDIDGFLRERFFAIVHVTDTTAATLKKKIYDTLGYYDLHIHNMRGQGYDGASNMRCSWNGLQALFLKDCSCAYYVHCFAHRLQLALTAAAEKEVSIWLFFSKLNSICNLFNASPKCHAELLSAQKAEVAHMVAIGERDTENMVYDGSSNSIRGEASGLLIAMKSFDFIFILHLMQKIMGLTNLLCRALQEKSLDILNAMDYVSTTKTLLHTLREEGFAILLSYVKEVCAKYDIEIPQMEARYKSATGRSCQKNDSITVEHHYRFDVFTAAIDFQVEELNSRFTDEAVELLKLSCALEPKENFKLFNVDHIYRLAEKFYPLDFDTQDLHHLRMQLEHYKIDIVAHKRFQNLSTISELCQRLIETSKSGSYNLIDRLIRLVLTLPVSTATTERAFSAMKLVKTALRNKMEEEFLTDSMVIYIERELAETIDNDIIINEFDSKKNRRAQLQ; this is translated from the exons ATGAATGAGAATATTGGGGACATCGTCTTAGAGAAAGCTCCAAAAAATGCAAAGTATACTTCACCAGATATTCAGAAAGATATTTTGAATATTTTTGCCAATCAAGTGAGAACTAAGATTCGTAAAGAAATCGGGGATGCAAAATTCTGTATTTTAGTTGATGAAGCAAGAGATACATCTAACAAAGAGCAGATGACTATTGTATTAAGATTTGTGGATATTGATGGTTTTTTACGAGAGCGGTTCTTTGCTATTGTACATGTGACTGACACAACTGCTGCAAcacttaagaaaaaaatatatgatacTCTTGGCTATTATGACTtgcatatccacaacatgcggggacaaggatatgatggtgctagTAATATGCGTTGCTCTTGGAATGGATTACAAGCTCTATTCTTAAAAGATTGTTCATGTGCATATTATGTACATTGTTTCGCTCATCGACTTCAACTAGCATTAACTGCAGCTGCTGAAAAAGAGGTATCCATTtggttattcttttcaaaattgaattccatttgtaATCTCTTTAATGCGTCTCCTAAATGTCATGCTGAGTTACTTTCTGCTCAAAAAGCTGAAGTTGCGCATATGGTAGCTATTGGTGAACGTGATACTG AAAACATGGTGTATGATGGGTCCTCTAACTCCATCCGTGGTGAAGCTAGTGGTTTGCTGATAGCGATGAAGTCTTTtgatttcatattcatattacaTTTGATGCAAAAGATAATGGGGTTAACAAATCTTCTTTGTCGAGCATTACAAGAGAAATCTTTAGATATTTTAAATGCAATGGactatgtttcaactactaaaacTTTGCTTCATACTTTGAGAGAAGAAGGATTTGCTATTCTACTTAGTTATGTGAAAGAAGTTTGTGCCAAGTATGACATTGAGATACCTCAAATGGAAGCTCGTTATAAATCTGCTACAGGTCGTTCTTGTCAAAAAAATGATTCAATCACAGTTGAGCATCACTATCGATTTGATGTATTTACTGCTGCAATAGATTTTCAAGTTGAAGAGCTTAATAGTAGATTCACGGATGAGGCAGTGGAACTTCTTAAGCTTAGTTGTgctttggaacctaaagaaaactttAAGCTTTTTAATGTTGATCACATCTATCGACTTGCTGAGAAATTCTATCCTCTTGATTTTGATACACAAGATTTACACCACTTGAGAATGCAATTGGAGCACTATAAGATTGATATTGTTGCCCATAAAAGATTTCAGAATTTATCAACTATTTCTGAATTATGTCAAAGATTAATTGAAACAAGCAAATCAGGAAGTTACAATTTGATTGACAG GTTGATTCGTCTTGTTTTAACTCTTCCCGTCTCTACAGCAACAACGGAACGAGCATTTTCAGCTATGAAACTTGTTAAAACAGCTCTTCGTAACAAGATGGAAGAAGAGTTTTTAACAGATTCTATGGTCATCTATATTGAAAGGGAGTTAGCGGAAACTAttgataatgatataataattaatgaGTTTGATTCTAAGAAAAATCGAAGAGCACAActtcaataa
- the LOC122029122 gene encoding uncharacterized protein LOC122029122, whose amino-acid sequence MLLTVEGGGFFSSSASGYTNGLALLLFGRKNEQPMKVSPWSSYQLVEHEFEPEPQSTTTKSQGSGGFISFNCFRHAHAQLDGQSPSKIRLVKQSEISTDTSSDTSKTTASDTCYKSDRKPCLKDKLKKPSRDCSTYKDVDANELIEQTETETSCCTVGRKVQWTDKCGKELVEVREFELSDYGVSDDEFEHEKLRRCECVIQ is encoded by the exons ATGCTTTTGACTGTTGAAGGAGGAGGATTCTTTTCTTCTTCTGCATCGGGATATACCAATGGTCTTGCCCTTTTGCTTTTTGGGCGGAAAAATGAACAGCCCATGAAAGTTTCACCTTGGAGTAGTTACCAGTTAGTGGAGCATGAATTTGAGCCTGAACCTCAGTCAACTACCACAAAATCCCAAGGATCTGGGGGCTTCATTTCCTTCAATTGCTTTAGGCATGCTCATGCACAACTTGATGGGCAATCTCCAAGCAAAATTCGCCTAGTTAAACAGTCTGAAATTTCAACAGATACCTCTTCTGACACAAGCAAGACAACAGCAAGTGATACTTGTTACAAGAGTGACAGAAAGCCTTGCCTAAAGGATAAGCTAAAGAAACCTTCCAGAGATTGTTCCACATACAAAGATGTTGATGCCAATGAGCTCATAGAGCAAACTGAAACTGAGACATCTTGTTGCACTGTGGGTAGAAAAGTTCAGTGGACAGATAAATGTGGCAAAGAACTTGTTGAGGTCAGAGAATTTGAGCTCAG TGATTATGGTGTATCCGACGATGAATTTGAACACGAAAAATTGAGAAGATGTGAATGTGTAATTCAGTAA
- the LOC122009463 gene encoding cytokinin riboside 5'-monophosphate phosphoribohydrolase LOG-like: MEVERVKEEEEEERSRFKRICVFCGSQPGKKASYQQAAVDLGNELVKSGIDLVYGGGSIGLMGLLSHAVHDGGRHVLGVTTRSLMPSELTDHAVGEVLTVTDLHARKAEMARRADAFIALPGGYETLEELLEVITWAQLGIHKKPVGLLNVEGFYDSLLLFIDMAVDEGFISEAAQHIIVSAPSAKELIRKLEDYTRKYEINLVWDPDNQQPLELTV, from the exons ATGGAGGTAGAAAGagtgaaggaggaggaggaggaggagagatcAAGGTTTAAGAGAATATGTGTCTTCTGTGGAAGTCAACCAGGGAAGAAGGCAAGCTATCAACAAGCTGCCGTGGATCTAGGAAATGAATTG GTGAAGAGTGGAATTGATTTGGTGTACGGAGGAGGGAGCATTGGACTGATGGGGCTTCTTTCTCATGCAGTGCATGACGGCGGCCGTCATGTTCTAGG GGTGACTACAAGGTCCTTGATGCCAAGCGAG CTAACTGATCATGCTGTAGGAGAAGTGCTAACCGTTACCGATTTGCATGCCCGGAAAGCTGAGATGGCTCGCCGAGCAGATGCCTTCATTGCATTACCTG GCGGATACGAAACGCTGGAAGAACTTCTCGAGGTCATTACATGGGCTCAGCTAGGGATTCATAAGAAGCCG GTTGGGCTGCTGAATGTCGAAGGTTTCTACGATTCCCTTCTGTTATTTATCGATATGGCTGTTGATGAAGGGTTCATAAGTGAGGCAGCTCAGCACATCATTGTCTCTGCTCCCTCGGCCAAGGAACTTATCAGAAAATTAGAG GATTACACTCGCAAGTATGAAATAAACTTGGTTTGGGATCCTGATAACCAGCAGCCACTAGAACTCACTGTTTGA